From Rhodanobacteraceae bacterium, the proteins below share one genomic window:
- a CDS encoding Sulfite dehydrogenase (quinone), membrane-anchor subunit SoeC, with protein sequence MKPALSVIFFTVMSGTGYGLWCLLGAALCIGTYPIGGKGILVPLAFGFVLVTAGLLASTAHLGRPERAWRALSQWRSSWLSREGIASLVTYLPMLALAWLVFSGRSGVSVRIAGALLALGALATLYCTANIYRSLKTIRAWRTRQVLPLYFAFALLSGGLWLWAWLALSPYAVIGLAFPLALLALAVIAAVIKTDYWRRIDAQPINTASHATGLEALGQVRAFEAPTTEESYLTREMAFVLARKHSARLRRIALALFAVLPVAGIAIALLAGIAWLALPAAIACVAGLFVERWLFFAEARHTVAAYFPAARA encoded by the coding sequence GGCTACGGGCTGTGGTGCCTGCTGGGCGCCGCGCTCTGCATCGGCACGTATCCGATCGGCGGGAAGGGAATACTCGTGCCGCTGGCGTTCGGTTTCGTGCTGGTGACGGCCGGGCTGCTCGCCTCGACCGCGCACCTCGGCCGTCCCGAACGCGCGTGGCGCGCGCTCAGCCAGTGGCGTTCGTCGTGGCTGTCGCGCGAAGGCATCGCGTCGCTGGTCACGTATCTGCCGATGCTGGCGCTGGCGTGGCTGGTGTTTTCCGGCCGCAGCGGTGTCAGCGTGCGCATTGCCGGCGCGTTGCTGGCGCTGGGCGCGCTCGCGACGCTGTATTGCACCGCCAACATCTACCGCTCACTTAAAACCATCCGCGCATGGCGCACGCGCCAAGTGCTGCCGCTGTACTTCGCGTTCGCGCTGCTTTCGGGCGGGCTGTGGCTGTGGGCGTGGCTGGCGCTGTCGCCGTACGCCGTGATCGGACTGGCGTTCCCGCTGGCGCTGCTGGCGCTCGCGGTGATCGCCGCGGTGATCAAGACCGATTACTGGCGCCGCATCGATGCGCAACCCATCAACACCGCGAGCCACGCGACGGGGCTGGAAGCGCTGGGCCAGGTGCGTGCCTTCGAAGCGCCGACGACCGAGGAAAGTTACCTGACCCGCGAGATGGCCTTCGTGCTGGCGCGCAAGCATTCGGCGCGCCTGCGCCGGATCGCGCTGGCGCTGTTTGCCGTGCTGCCGGTCGCGGGCATCGCGATTGCGCTGCTGGCGGGCATCGCATGGCTGGCGCTGCCGGCAGCGATCGCCTGCGTCGCCGGCCTGTTCGTCGAGCGCTGGCTGTTCTTCGCCGAGGCGCGCCATACGGTGGCGGCGTACTTTCCCGCGGCGCGGGCTTGA
- a CDS encoding Transamidase GatB domain protein has protein sequence MSDLKARITDDMKAAMKGGDKPRLSAIRLILAALKQREVDERIALDDTQVLHTLEKMLKQRRDSITQYEVAKREDLAAQERYEVGVIEAYLPKQLSDAELDALIVQCIADAGATSPRDMGKVMTLLKERAAGRADMGALSQRVKAKLAG, from the coding sequence ATGAGTGATCTCAAAGCCCGCATCACCGACGACATGAAAGCCGCGATGAAGGGCGGCGACAAGCCGCGCCTCAGCGCCATCCGGCTGATCCTGGCCGCGCTGAAGCAGCGCGAAGTCGATGAGCGCATCGCGCTGGACGACACGCAGGTGTTGCACACGCTGGAAAAGATGCTGAAGCAGCGCCGCGATTCGATCACGCAATACGAGGTCGCCAAGCGCGAGGATCTGGCCGCGCAGGAACGCTACGAGGTCGGCGTGATCGAAGCCTACCTGCCGAAGCAGCTCAGCGACGCCGAACTCGATGCGCTGATCGTGCAATGCATCGCCGACGCGGGCGCGACGTCGCCACGCGACATGGGCAAAGTGATGACGCTGCTGAAGGAGCGCGCTGCTGGCCGCGCCGACATGGGCGCGCTGTCGCAGCGGGTGAAGGCGAAGCTCGCGGGTTGA
- a CDS encoding SSU ribosomal protein S21p, with protein MPSVKVRENEPFEIALRRFKRTCEKAGVLAETRKREFYEKPTQERKRKRAAAVKRHLRRVSREVTRRKRLY; from the coding sequence ATGCCCAGCGTCAAAGTCCGCGAGAACGAGCCGTTCGAAATCGCCCTGCGCCGTTTCAAGCGCACCTGCGAGAAGGCCGGCGTGCTCGCCGAAACGCGCAAGCGCGAGTTCTACGAGAAGCCGACCCAGGAGCGCAAGCGCAAGCGCGCTGCGGCGGTCAAGCGCCACCTGCGACGGGTCTCGCGCGAAGTCACGCGCCGCAAGCGCCTGTACTGA
- a CDS encoding N(6)-L-threonylcarbamoyladenine synthase, which produces MTDSKGIDTKGPVLGIESSCDETGVAVYQPGRGLLAHALYSQVALHAEYGGVVPELASRDHVRKLLPLLRQTLADGGLKVSDLAAVAYTAGPGLIGALLVGASVARSLAWALDVPAIGVHHMEGHLLAPLLEEPAPGVEPLAPPFVALLVSGGHSMLVGVEKIGHYTILGDTLDDAAGEAFDKTAKLMGLPYPGGPALAKLAETGDPKAFHFSRPMIDRPGLDFSFSGLKTQVLLAWRDSDHAERTKADIARGFEEAIVETLAIKCRRALAQTGYKRLVVSGGVGANKRLRAQLAEAGQREGFHAYFPRLAFCTDNGAMIALAGSIRLAAGQTTGPEIRVLPRWNLESLPEVA; this is translated from the coding sequence ATGACCGATTCAAAGGGGATCGACACAAAGGGGCCGGTGCTGGGCATCGAAAGCTCCTGCGACGAGACCGGGGTGGCGGTCTATCAGCCCGGCCGCGGCCTGCTGGCGCACGCGCTGTATTCGCAGGTTGCGCTGCACGCCGAGTATGGCGGGGTGGTGCCGGAATTGGCCAGCCGCGACCACGTCCGCAAGCTGCTTCCCCTTTTGCGCCAGACACTTGCCGACGGCGGCCTGAAAGTCTCAGACCTCGCGGCGGTGGCCTACACCGCCGGTCCGGGCCTGATCGGCGCCTTGCTGGTCGGGGCCTCGGTGGCGCGCTCGCTGGCCTGGGCGCTGGACGTGCCGGCGATCGGCGTCCACCACATGGAAGGTCACTTGCTGGCGCCGTTGCTGGAAGAACCTGCGCCCGGTGTGGAGCCGCTGGCGCCGCCGTTCGTGGCGCTGCTGGTGTCGGGCGGCCACTCGATGCTGGTCGGCGTCGAGAAGATCGGCCATTACACGATTCTCGGCGACACCCTGGACGACGCCGCGGGCGAAGCCTTCGACAAGACCGCCAAGTTGATGGGGCTGCCGTATCCCGGCGGTCCTGCGCTCGCGAAACTCGCGGAGACCGGCGATCCCAAGGCGTTCCATTTCTCGCGCCCGATGATCGACCGGCCGGGGCTCGATTTCAGTTTCTCGGGCCTGAAGACCCAGGTGTTGCTGGCCTGGCGCGACAGCGATCATGCCGAGCGCACCAAGGCCGACATCGCGCGCGGCTTCGAGGAAGCCATCGTGGAAACGCTGGCGATCAAGTGCCGGCGCGCGCTGGCGCAGACCGGCTACAAACGATTGGTGGTTTCCGGCGGCGTCGGCGCCAACAAGCGCCTGCGCGCGCAGCTGGCCGAGGCCGGCCAGCGCGAAGGTTTCCACGCGTATTTCCCGCGCCTCGCGTTCTGCACCGACAACGGCGCGATGATCGCACTGGCGGGTTCGATCCGGTTGGCCGCGGGACAAACGACCGGTCCGGAAATCCGGGTGCTGCCGCGCTGGAATCTCGAATCATTGCCGGAAGTCGCCTGA
- a CDS encoding Dihydroneopterin aldolase has product MDTVFIEALEVETVIGIYDWERNVRQKVVLDVEMAFDNRKPAASDRIEDTVNYKAVSKRLIAFVGASHCELVETLAEHCATIIRDEFGVPWLRLKLSKPGAVTGSKAVGVVIERGAKPQ; this is encoded by the coding sequence ATGGACACCGTTTTCATCGAGGCACTGGAAGTCGAAACCGTCATCGGCATCTACGACTGGGAACGCAACGTCCGCCAGAAAGTCGTGCTGGATGTCGAGATGGCGTTCGACAACCGCAAACCCGCCGCCAGCGACAGGATCGAGGACACGGTCAACTACAAGGCGGTGTCCAAACGCCTGATCGCCTTCGTCGGGGCGTCGCACTGCGAACTGGTGGAAACGCTGGCCGAACACTGCGCCACGATCATCCGCGACGAGTTCGGCGTGCCATGGCTGCGGCTGAAATTGTCCAAGCCTGGCGCGGTCACGGGTTCGAAAGCCGTGGGCGTGGTGATCGAGCGCGGCGCGAAGCCGCAATGA
- a CDS encoding 2-amino-4-hydroxy-6-hydroxymethyldihydropteridine pyrophosphokinase yields MARVYLSLGSNVDSERHIADALRALRERFGALDVSPTYRSAAVGFEGAAFLNNAAAFDCDVDRDSLRAWLRALEDASGRDRSLPRYADRTLDLDIALWCEGERCTTDLTREEFERAHVLAPLADIASDLREPFAGTTLRERWLKLAPSLPELERIDQSHSGDSPNEAKAKQSANKRK; encoded by the coding sequence ATGGCGCGTGTCTACCTGAGCCTCGGTTCCAACGTCGATTCCGAACGGCATATCGCCGATGCGCTGCGCGCGCTGCGCGAGCGTTTCGGCGCGCTCGACGTATCGCCGACGTACCGCAGCGCCGCAGTCGGATTCGAAGGCGCGGCGTTCCTCAACAATGCGGCGGCCTTCGATTGCGACGTCGATCGCGACAGCTTGCGCGCGTGGTTGCGCGCACTGGAAGACGCGTCGGGACGCGACCGCAGCCTGCCGCGTTACGCCGACCGCACGCTCGACCTCGACATCGCGCTGTGGTGCGAAGGCGAGCGCTGCACCACCGACCTCACGCGCGAGGAATTCGAACGCGCGCACGTGCTGGCGCCGCTGGCCGACATCGCGTCCGACCTGCGCGAACCGTTTGCCGGAACAACGCTGCGGGAACGCTGGCTGAAGCTTGCGCCGTCGCTGCCTGAGCTTGAACGCATCGACCAAAGTCATTCCGGCGATTCACCGAACGAAGCCAAAGCGAAGCAGTCCGCAAATAAACGCAAATGA
- a CDS encoding FolM Alternative dihydrofolate reductase 1 — protein sequence MSETHPVALVTGAARRIGAVVARTLHAAGYDVALHYRESRGELDALADALESRRAHSTLVLQADLAKSAQLPGMVDAVAARFGRLDALVNNASMFHPTPLGSITSEQCDAMFAVNARAPLLLAQAAAPHLKAARGAIVNITDIYAERPLPRHAAYGMSKAALRMATLALAQELAPEVRVNALAPGAILWPEGKSDSDRDAALARIPLRRTGTPEEIADTVLWLIRDAGYVTGQTIRVDGGRGLDP from the coding sequence ATGAGCGAAACGCATCCGGTTGCGCTGGTCACCGGCGCCGCGCGCCGCATCGGCGCGGTCGTCGCGCGCACGCTGCACGCGGCCGGTTACGACGTGGCGTTGCACTACCGCGAATCGCGTGGCGAACTCGATGCGCTGGCCGACGCGCTGGAGTCGCGGCGCGCGCACTCGACGCTGGTGCTGCAGGCCGACCTTGCCAAGAGCGCGCAGTTGCCGGGAATGGTCGACGCAGTCGCCGCACGTTTCGGCCGCCTGGACGCGCTGGTCAACAACGCCTCGATGTTCCATCCGACGCCGCTGGGCAGCATCACTTCGGAGCAATGCGATGCCATGTTCGCGGTCAACGCGCGTGCGCCCTTGTTGCTGGCGCAGGCCGCGGCGCCGCATCTGAAGGCGGCGCGCGGCGCCATCGTCAACATCACCGACATCTACGCCGAGCGCCCGTTGCCCCGGCACGCCGCGTACGGCATGAGCAAGGCGGCGCTGCGCATGGCCACGCTGGCGCTGGCGCAGGAACTCGCCCCCGAGGTGCGCGTGAACGCGCTTGCGCCGGGCGCGATCCTGTGGCCCGAGGGCAAATCCGATTCCGACCGCGACGCGGCGCTGGCGCGCATCCCGCTGCGACGCACCGGCACGCCGGAGGAGATCGCGGACACGGTGTTGTGGTTGATCCGCGATGCGGGCTATGTCACGGGCCAGACGATCCGCGTCGACGGCGGCCGCGGCCTCGACCCGTGA
- a CDS encoding SAM-dependent methyltransferase, MidA, with the protein MDTTLPAPSTEETAHSARLADVIRQEIASTGPVSFARFMERCLYAPGLGYYSAGRLKFGKAGDFVTAPELGNLFARCVARALAPALRACGEDATWFELGGGSGAFARDALLELQSLDTPPKHYWLLEPSADLRERQRERLQNELPANLFARCAWLDRPPQDAWTGVLFANEVLDALPVTRFTLQGGEVFEEHVDANGNGAFVRADRPADPLVAGAVRHLQRSLGREFEDGYRSEVLPQLPWWLEAIAGTQTRGAALFVDYGYVRRAFYLPERRDGTLLCHYRHRAHDDPLILPGLQDITASVDFTALAEAGVGAGFELASYAFQSEFLIASGLDAVFAAARQATTGEAARYALAQEVKRLTLPGEMGERFQAMLLARELDAGAVFPALLAVDRSARL; encoded by the coding sequence GTGGACACCACCCTGCCCGCACCGTCCACCGAGGAAACCGCGCACTCGGCGCGGCTGGCCGACGTCATCCGCCAGGAAATCGCGTCGACCGGGCCGGTTTCGTTCGCGCGTTTCATGGAGCGCTGCCTGTACGCGCCGGGCCTCGGCTACTACAGCGCGGGCCGGCTGAAGTTCGGCAAGGCCGGCGACTTCGTCACCGCGCCGGAACTCGGGAACCTCTTTGCGCGCTGCGTCGCGCGCGCGCTGGCACCCGCGTTGCGCGCCTGCGGCGAGGACGCCACCTGGTTCGAACTCGGCGGCGGCAGCGGCGCGTTCGCGCGCGACGCCTTGCTGGAACTGCAATCACTCGACACGCCGCCGAAGCATTACTGGCTGCTCGAACCCTCGGCGGATTTGCGCGAACGCCAACGCGAACGCCTGCAAAACGAGTTGCCCGCGAACCTGTTTGCGCGCTGCGCGTGGCTCGATCGTCCGCCGCAAGATGCGTGGACCGGCGTGCTGTTCGCCAACGAAGTGCTGGACGCGCTGCCGGTCACGCGCTTCACGCTGCAGGGCGGCGAGGTGTTCGAGGAACACGTCGACGCCAACGGCAACGGCGCGTTCGTGCGCGCCGACCGCCCGGCCGACCCGCTGGTCGCCGGCGCGGTGCGGCACCTGCAACGCAGCCTCGGCCGCGAGTTCGAGGACGGCTACCGTTCCGAAGTGCTGCCGCAGCTGCCGTGGTGGCTGGAAGCGATCGCGGGCACGCAGACGCGCGGCGCAGCGTTGTTCGTCGATTACGGCTACGTGCGCCGCGCGTTCTACCTTCCGGAACGCCGCGACGGAACGCTACTCTGCCACTACCGCCATCGCGCGCACGACGACCCGCTGATCCTGCCGGGTCTGCAGGACATCACCGCCTCGGTCGATTTCACCGCACTGGCCGAAGCCGGCGTCGGCGCCGGGTTCGAGTTGGCGAGCTACGCGTTCCAGTCGGAGTTCCTGATCGCGTCGGGGCTCGACGCCGTGTTCGCCGCCGCCCGCCAAGCCACGACCGGCGAAGCCGCACGCTACGCGCTGGCGCAAGAGGTCAAGCGCCTGACCCTGCCGGGCGAAATGGGCGAACGCTTCCAGGCCATGCTGTTGGCGCGCGAGCTCGACGCCGGCGCGGTTTTCCCGGCCTTGCTGGCGGTCGACCGCAGTGCCCGCCTTTGA
- a CDS encoding Hydrolase, alpha/beta fold family yields the protein MTQSMIKQADFLLRGGRAGVLLIHGLTGTPAEMRFVGKGLNRAGFTVYGMQLAGHCGSEADLLKTGWRDWTRSVRMSADRLRREVDHLFVAGLSMGSILALNLAIEKPQWVDGLGLYGSTLFYDGWTIPRMARLSFLLPLVCGLGLFKQRRFMESFPYGIKDERVRMRIAGAMFDGQSEAAGLPGNPWPSLAEFHKLVWHVRPRLHDVRAPALIMHAADDDIASVRNARVIEQRVTGPTETVLLNDSYHMITVDGERDKVISRSADFFTRILSESPMRLSRVRVAATPSAA from the coding sequence ATGACCCAATCGATGATCAAACAGGCGGACTTCCTGCTGCGCGGCGGACGCGCGGGGGTGCTGCTGATCCACGGCCTCACCGGCACGCCGGCGGAAATGCGTTTCGTCGGCAAGGGCCTCAACCGCGCCGGCTTCACCGTGTACGGCATGCAGCTCGCCGGCCATTGCGGCAGCGAGGCGGACTTGCTGAAGACCGGCTGGCGCGACTGGACGCGCAGCGTGCGGATGAGCGCCGACCGCCTGCGCCGCGAAGTCGACCATCTGTTCGTGGCCGGCCTGTCGATGGGTTCGATCCTGGCGTTGAACCTCGCGATCGAAAAACCGCAGTGGGTCGACGGCCTCGGCCTGTACGGCAGCACGCTGTTCTACGACGGCTGGACGATCCCGCGCATGGCGCGGCTTTCGTTCCTGCTGCCGCTGGTGTGCGGGCTGGGTTTGTTCAAGCAGCGCCGCTTCATGGAAAGCTTCCCGTACGGCATCAAGGACGAGCGCGTGCGCATGCGCATCGCCGGCGCGATGTTCGACGGCCAGAGCGAAGCCGCCGGCCTGCCCGGCAACCCGTGGCCGTCGCTGGCGGAATTCCACAAGCTGGTGTGGCACGTGCGCCCGCGCCTGCACGACGTGCGCGCACCCGCGCTGATCATGCACGCCGCCGACGACGACATCGCCAGCGTACGCAACGCGCGCGTGATCGAACAGCGCGTCACCGGCCCCACCGAAACGGTGCTGCTCAACGACAGCTACCACATGATCACCGTCGACGGTGAACGCGACAAGGTGATTTCGCGCTCGGCGGATTTCTTCACCCGCATCCTCAGTGAAAGCCCGATGCGCCTGTCGCGCGTGCGTGTCGCCGCGACACCGTCGGCGGCATGA
- a CDS encoding Acyl carrier protein encodes MSDDVQKTVFAIIAKEAGIDESKVTLDSTLKDLEIPSLDAIQIIFEIEDHFKIQMPDRDPNFDTESVKGLVDTVEKLLAEKAANPPPPATPPAA; translated from the coding sequence ATGAGCGACGATGTTCAAAAAACAGTTTTCGCGATCATCGCCAAGGAAGCCGGGATCGACGAGAGCAAGGTCACGCTGGATTCGACCTTGAAGGATCTCGAGATTCCGTCGCTGGATGCAATCCAGATCATTTTCGAGATCGAGGATCACTTCAAGATCCAGATGCCCGACCGCGACCCCAACTTCGACACCGAATCGGTGAAGGGTCTGGTCGACACCGTCGAAAAACTGCTGGCCGAAAAGGCCGCCAATCCGCCGCCGCCCGCGACACCGCCCGCCGCCTGA
- a CDS encoding 3-oxoacyl-[acyl-carrier-protein] synthase, KASII, with protein sequence MNRRVVITGVGAICALGHDARAIWQGMREGRSAIAPLAGFENEDMRVKIAAQVRDYDPHAHFDPKKLVLLDRVSQFAVIAAREAVAQSGIDFAQGDLRQRSACVVGTGTGGEETNDEGSRRLYGEHNPRLHPLSIVRRMMSAPASQVSIEFGITGPSFAVSSACASANHAFAQAFSLVRSGVADVALAGGTEACIVLGVLRAWEAMRVLSDDTCRPFCKQRRGLVLGEGAGMIVLEDFDHARARGAEILAEFAGAGMSADAGDIVMPSDVGAARAMSAALRDAHLNADDIDYINAHGTATPANDPTETRAIHMALGEHAKRVAVSSTKSVHGHALGAAGALEIVAALGALHDGVIPPTANFIDPDPECDLDYVPNTARETPVRTALSNAFAFGGLNAVVALKRAA encoded by the coding sequence ATGAATCGTCGTGTCGTCATCACCGGAGTCGGTGCGATCTGCGCGCTGGGCCATGACGCGCGCGCGATCTGGCAGGGCATGCGCGAAGGGCGCAGCGCGATCGCGCCGCTCGCGGGCTTCGAGAACGAGGACATGCGCGTCAAGATCGCGGCGCAGGTGCGCGATTACGACCCGCACGCGCATTTCGATCCGAAGAAACTGGTGCTGCTGGATCGCGTGTCGCAATTCGCGGTGATCGCCGCGCGCGAGGCCGTCGCGCAATCGGGCATCGACTTCGCGCAAGGCGACTTGCGCCAGCGCAGTGCCTGCGTGGTCGGCACCGGCACCGGCGGCGAGGAAACCAACGACGAGGGTTCGCGCCGTCTATACGGCGAGCACAACCCGCGCCTGCATCCGCTGTCGATCGTGCGCCGGATGATGAGCGCGCCGGCGTCGCAGGTATCGATCGAGTTCGGCATCACCGGCCCGAGCTTCGCGGTCTCCAGCGCCTGCGCCTCGGCCAACCACGCCTTCGCGCAGGCGTTCTCGCTGGTGCGCTCGGGCGTCGCAGACGTCGCGCTGGCGGGCGGCACCGAAGCCTGCATCGTGCTGGGTGTGTTGCGCGCGTGGGAAGCGATGCGAGTGCTGTCCGATGACACCTGCCGCCCGTTCTGCAAGCAGCGCCGCGGCCTGGTGCTGGGCGAAGGTGCGGGCATGATCGTGCTGGAAGACTTCGACCACGCGCGGGCGCGTGGCGCGGAGATCCTCGCCGAGTTCGCCGGCGCCGGCATGAGCGCCGACGCCGGCGACATCGTGATGCCGTCCGACGTGGGCGCGGCGCGCGCGATGAGCGCGGCGCTGCGCGACGCGCACCTAAACGCCGACGACATCGACTACATCAACGCCCACGGCACCGCGACGCCTGCCAACGATCCCACCGAAACCCGTGCGATCCACATGGCGCTCGGCGAACACGCGAAGCGCGTCGCGGTATCCTCCACCAAGTCCGTGCACGGCCACGCGCTGGGCGCCGCCGGCGCACTGGAAATCGTCGCCGCGCTCGGCGCGCTGCACGATGGCGTGATTCCGCCCACGGCCAATTTCATCGACCCCGATCCCGAGTGCGACCTCGACTACGTGCCGAACACCGCGCGCGAAACACCGGTACGCACGGCGCTGTCGAATGCTTTCGCGTTCGGCGGACTCAATGCCGTGGTGGCGCTGAAGCGCGCGGCGTAG
- a CDS encoding Cysteine synthase, whose amino-acid sequence MPLHESILDTIGGTPIVKLHRIAPQHVALYAKVEAFNPGGSVKDRLAIAIILDAEQRGELKPGQTVVEATSGNTGVALAMVCAARGYPFVAVMSDSFSIERRKLMRAYGAKVILTPAAERGTGMVRKAEELAKQHGWFLARQFENEANPAYHRSTTGPEILRDFAGRRLDYFVSGWGTGGTITGAGEVLKLARPDIKIIATEPSNAALLAGGEWHPHKIQGWTPDFLPKVLSRTIADEIVPVDEVLARDTARRLAREEGIFCGLSSGATVAAALEVARKAPQGSVLLAMLPDTGERYLSTFLFEGVNEGSDDE is encoded by the coding sequence ATGCCCCTGCACGAAAGCATCCTCGACACCATCGGCGGCACGCCGATCGTGAAACTGCATCGCATCGCGCCGCAACACGTCGCGCTGTACGCCAAGGTCGAAGCGTTCAACCCCGGCGGCTCGGTGAAGGATCGGCTGGCCATCGCCATCATCCTGGACGCGGAGCAGCGCGGCGAGCTGAAGCCCGGCCAGACCGTGGTCGAAGCGACATCCGGAAACACGGGCGTCGCGCTGGCGATGGTGTGCGCCGCGCGCGGCTATCCGTTCGTGGCGGTGATGTCGGATTCGTTTTCGATCGAGCGGCGCAAGCTGATGCGCGCCTACGGCGCGAAGGTGATCCTGACGCCGGCCGCGGAGCGCGGCACCGGCATGGTGCGCAAGGCCGAGGAACTCGCGAAGCAGCACGGCTGGTTCCTCGCGCGCCAATTCGAGAACGAAGCCAATCCCGCGTACCATCGCAGCACCACCGGTCCGGAAATCCTGCGCGATTTCGCCGGCCGGCGGCTCGATTACTTCGTCAGCGGCTGGGGCACCGGCGGCACCATCACCGGCGCGGGCGAAGTACTGAAGCTCGCGCGTCCGGACATCAAGATCATCGCGACCGAGCCTTCGAACGCAGCGTTGCTGGCCGGCGGCGAATGGCATCCGCACAAGATCCAGGGCTGGACGCCGGATTTCCTGCCGAAGGTTTTGAGCCGCACCATCGCCGACGAGATCGTGCCGGTCGACGAGGTGCTGGCGCGCGATACCGCGCGGCGGCTCGCGCGGGAAGAAGGCATCTTCTGCGGCCTGTCATCCGGCGCCACCGTCGCCGCGGCCCTGGAGGTTGCCAGGAAGGCGCCGCAGGGTTCGGTGCTGCTCGCGATGCTGCCCGACACCGGCGAGCGTTATCTCTCGACCTTCCTGTTCGAAGGCGTCAACGAAGGATCGGATGACGAGTGA
- a CDS encoding Cystathionine beta-synthase: MIDARADFAAALGHTPLIRLRRASEATRCEILGKAEWLNPGGSIKDRTALGLLTDAEKRGLIRPGGTLVEGTAGNTGIGLALLGASRGYRSIIVMPETQSAEKIDALRLTGAEVRLVPAAKFADPRHYVHVACALAESLNERRPGSAWFANQFDNTANRDFHAATTAVEIWSETGGEVDGFVCAAGTGGTLAGVARGLKACKPEVRIALADPAGSALANFVNRGELIAEGNSITEGIGSSRITANFEGAPIDTAYGIPDTESVPLLHALLAEEGLCLGGSSGVNVAGAIRLARELGPGRVIVTVLADAGTRYAKKLFNPEFLRAKNIPVPAWLDRAFPDRALRNVA; encoded by the coding sequence ATGATCGACGCCCGCGCCGATTTCGCCGCCGCCCTCGGGCACACGCCGCTGATCCGCCTGCGGCGTGCGTCCGAGGCGACGCGCTGCGAAATCCTGGGCAAGGCCGAGTGGCTGAACCCGGGCGGTTCGATCAAGGACCGCACCGCGCTGGGTTTGCTCACCGACGCCGAGAAGCGCGGCCTGATCCGGCCCGGCGGAACGCTGGTCGAAGGCACCGCCGGCAACACCGGCATTGGCCTTGCATTGCTCGGCGCCAGCCGCGGCTACCGCAGCATCATCGTGATGCCGGAAACGCAGAGCGCCGAGAAGATCGACGCGCTGCGGCTGACCGGCGCCGAAGTACGGCTGGTGCCCGCGGCGAAATTCGCCGACCCGAGACACTACGTGCACGTTGCGTGTGCGCTCGCGGAATCACTCAACGAAAGGCGACCCGGCAGCGCGTGGTTCGCCAACCAGTTCGACAACACCGCCAACCGCGATTTCCACGCCGCGACGACCGCGGTGGAAATCTGGAGCGAAACCGGCGGTGAGGTCGATGGTTTCGTCTGCGCCGCCGGGACCGGCGGCACGCTCGCGGGCGTCGCGCGCGGATTGAAAGCGTGCAAGCCGGAGGTGCGGATCGCGCTGGCCGATCCGGCCGGCTCCGCGCTGGCGAACTTCGTCAACCGCGGCGAACTCATCGCCGAAGGCAATTCCATCACCGAGGGCATCGGCTCCAGCCGCATCACCGCCAATTTCGAAGGCGCGCCAATCGACACCGCCTACGGCATCCCGGACACCGAATCGGTGCCGCTGCTGCACGCGTTGCTCGCGGAAGAAGGCCTGTGCCTCGGCGGCTCATCCGGCGTCAATGTCGCCGGTGCGATCCGTCTCGCGCGCGAACTCGGACCCGGCCGCGTGATCGTCACCGTGCTGGCGGATGCCGGCACGCGCTATGCGAAGAAACTCTTCAATCCCGAATTCCTGCGCGCGAAAAACATTCCGGTGCCCGCGTGGCTCGATCGGGCATTTCCCGACCGCGCACTTCGGAATGTCGCCTGA